CCGCGATTCGCTCCAAGGCCAGCACGACGTCTTGGCCGCGGAACCGTGGCTCGACCTCGATCGCCAGACTCTCACGAGTAAAGTGATCGACTATCGTTAACAGCCGGATTCGACGCCCGTTGAACAGCTCGTCGGTCATAAAATCCATCGCCCAGCAGTCGTTAATGCGAGTCGCCGAAGGACGCAAGGCACGTGTCCGACAACTGACTCGACGACGAGGCGTCTTCGTCCGAAGACCGAGTTGTTCCTCGCGATACAAGCGATAGACACGCTTCGCATTGACCGCCCAGCCTTCACGGCGAAGCAGGATGTGCAGCCGTCGATAGCCGTAGCGAACACGCGTAGCAGCCAGCTCCTTCAGCCGCATCCTCAGGGGTGCCTGATCGTCTCTCACGGACAGATAGCGGCATGTCGACCGAGCCAGGCTCAACAAGCGATACGTGCGTCGTTCGCTGATGCGATACGCAGCCTGGACACGATCGGCCGTTGCACGCAGGCGATCAGGCTTCAAAGCTTTTTTGACAGCACATCCTGCAGAATCTGCTTGTCGAGACTCAAGTCAGCCACCAACTGCTTCAGCTTCTTGTTCTCTTCTTCGAGTTGCTTTAAGCGACGTACCTCGGCGACGCCCAGCCCATCGAACTTCTTCTTCCAGCGATAGAACGTCTGCTGACTGATCCCCAGCTTTCGACAAACCTCCTCAACCGGCACACCCGACTCGGCCTGCTTCAGGGTAAAGGCAATCTGCTCATGCGTAAATCGAGACTTCTTCATGGTCATCTTCTCCTCGAAAAGGATGGCCCGATTTTACCTCGATTTTCTCATTTTGAATGGCTTACTTTTTGGGTTGCAGGTCACCGCAACCGTTTCGATTGAGCTAGTGACCAATATCTCCGACCCAGATCGGGTGCTTAATGAAATTCTTTCAGAGGTCGACCGAATTTCTACCTTTCCCGATAAGGCGGAAGATCCTGAAGTTCGCAGACAAACACTTCAGGAGTCAACGATCCGTGTCGGTCTCATTGGTCCACCGCCGACAAGCGTCGACGCGGCTGTAAAATTACGAGAAGTCGCCGAGATCGTCCGAGAGGACCTCCTTGGACTTCCAGGCGTTGCCGATATCGAGATCCCCGAAGAACGCTTACGGTCTTACGGTTTATCGCTATCCAATGTGGCCGCGATCGTCGCCAAAGAGAACTACGAACTTCCGGGCGAAACCATTCGCGATGACACCCAAGAGATTCTACTTTGCGGTCATAGTCGACGACTCTATGGGGAAGAAATCGCCACGCTGCCACTTCTTTCAGGAAACAGTGGAACGGTACTAACCATAGGTGAGATAGGTGTCGTTCGCGATGAGTTTATCGATACAGCAGCTATCTGCGAAATCAATGGCGAGCCTGGTTTGGCACTTTCTGTTATTCGCAACAGGACAGACGATTTACTCGCGGTCGTCGATACCGTTTGCGATTACGTTGATACCGCCGATCTGCCAACCGGCTACCAATTGGTTACCTGGAGCGATCAATCCGTCGACGTCCGCGAACGGGTTCAGTTGTTAATTGTTAATGGCCGTCAAGGTCTGGCCTTGGTTGCATTTCTGCTGGCCTTATTTCTCGACCTTCGGGCCGCCATTGGAATTCCAATTTGTGTCTTCGTAACCGGGGCGTATCTCTACTTTACAGGCAGTACTCTCAACATGCTTTCGATGTTTGCGTTCATCATGGCGTTGGGGATCGTTGTCGACGATCCGATTGACATCCACGCCCATCGACTGATGGGTAAGTCACCGGCCAAGGCTGCCTACGACGAAACGGTTGAGGTGATGCCATCCGTTATCACAGCCGTTCTTACGACGATCGCCGCGTTTATCCCCTTGCTGTTTGTCACCGGTAGGACGGGAAATATGCTAAGCGTTATGCCCCTCGCTCTCGTTTCAATGCTGGTAGTATCGATGCTCGAAGCATTTATGATTCTGCCGTCACACATGAGCCACCCAGACAGTTTGGTTTTTCGCTTGTTGCGATTTGTGTTTTATCCGTTTGTCTGGATCATGCATGTGATCGGGTGGCTCAATCGTAGAACTTCCCGGGCGTTGGATGTCTTTATTCAGTATTTTTATCTCTGCCAACACTGCGGATTGTTTTGACGAACAAATTCATCTCGCTATCAATTTTGATCGGAATGTTAGTCATTTCAGTAGGTTTAATCAAAGCAGGAATTGTCCCTTTCGTCTTTCTGGGAAACCTCGATAGCAAAAACCTGGTCTGCACGATTACGTTCCCAGATGGAACCCCCGTTGGGGAAACCGATAAATGGACTCGACGAATTACCGAAGCTTTTGAGAAACTTGATGACAAATATTCCCAACAGGGTACACCACTTGCAAGCACCTATTGTCGCGTTGTCAGCTCCCAGGTTGCACTCGGGCCTGGCTCAGGAAGTGCTTTGAGTGGAGCCAGCCATAAGGGAAGTGTCGAGGTCGAGTTGGTCAGTAGTAAGGAGCGTCCGCTTTCAAGTGCTGAAATTCTCGCGATTTGGCGGGAAGAGGTAGGGAAAATCCCCGGAGTCGATAGCATTAGCTTCGACACGATGTTCAGTGGCCCCAGCGGCGTTCCCATCCAATTAAACTCATGGCCAGTAGTGCCCATACCGATCAATTAAGCGGTGCTGCAGAGGCCTGTAAGCAGGCAGTACCTGGCATGCGATACCTGGAAAATGGGAATACCGTGTTCGTGTCAAAGAAGATGCGATGCCCCTGGGCGTTACGTCTTCGGATCTTGCCAACACGCTTCGCAATGCCTATTACGGTGCAGAGGTGATGCGAATTCAACATGGTCGACACGAGGTAAAGATCATGGCTCGTTATCCTCGCAGCGACCGTCAAAACCTGGCGAACTTTCATGTTGTATGGGTTCGAACTGACGATGGTGTGGAACGCCCGATTTCAGAACTCACGGATGTGGAAATCGTTCTTGGATACTCTGAGATATATCGAATGGAGCAGAAGCGAACGATCACAATTTCGACCGACGTTAACGAAGATGAAGCAAACGCATTCGAGGTCGTGAGTTCCCTTCAGGCCGACTTCGTTCCCACTTTGTAGGAAAAGTTCCCCAACGTCAGCGTTCGTTGGGAGGGCCAGCAGGAACAGACCCAAGAGTCGGTAAACAGTCTGCTAGTCGGCTTTATAGTAGCGATGCTCGCGATTTTGGTTTTGCTCTCGATCGAATTCAAGTCGTACTTTCAACCCTTTTTGATCATGGCGATCATCCCATTTGCAATGATCGGAGCGGTGTTTGGCCATTGGGTCCTCGGACGCCCCTTGGAACTGTTTAGCCTACTCAGTCTTGTGGGATTATGCGGTATCGTCGTGAACGATTCCATCGTGTTGGTCGACTTTATCAACCACCGAATAAAAGAAGGCTTGCCCCTTAATCAGGCCCTTCAGGAAGCCGGCGCTCGTCGACCACGTCCCGTCTTGCTGACTTATGTCACAACGATCGGCGGCCTTTTGCCGTTGATGTTTGAGACATCACGCCAGGCTCAGATGCTTATCCCTATGGCAGCCACGATTGCCTTTGGGCTCATGGTTAGCACCGTGCTAGTTCTGTACATGGTGCCGGTTTTCTATTCGATCTATCACGATCTCTTCGAGAACTTGCTCGGCCCAAGTAATCAACCCGAAAAGGAACTGGACAATCAATGGCTGGCGAACTCCTCAATTTGATGCGGAGGATCTATGCCAGGAGACGCCATCGGCCAGGAACTTTAATGGCAATGTAGGCCTATCTAATTGACACAGCACCTTGTCCGTCACTGTTTTTGTGATTCTTTGAGGATTACTTTTACTAGTGACAAAACAAATCGAGCGCGGTATGATGCCACGTGACATCACCTTTTCCGCATCCGATTCCTCCTTTACAAGACAAATCGGTGCCAGCGTTGTCATTCAATTCATACCACCTCGCTTACCTCGAACTCCTCCCGGTTTGCCCCCTATGCGAGGCAATGCTCTGTTCCGCCATACCACTTTGAAGGACCAACAATGCTGAAATACGCCTGGGCTGCGATTTGCTCTGTTTGCGTTCTCCTTTTTTTAGCTTATGGAACCTGCGAGGCTGCTCCAGTCCAGATTGCGGAAAAAGAGATGACGACGCTGACGGCCAAGGATGCGATCCTTACGCCAGCAACAACCGATATTGTTGACGACGAAGGGCTCAACGGCCTTCAAGGAATCACGCTTAAACCTGGCATCGAGGCTGCCGTTAACAATGATAGTCGCCAGCCAGATATCACATTCCAGGTATCAGCTCCTCAGGAAGGCACTTACGTCATTCGTACTTTCTCCGTCGTTGATGACGAAGGTCACCAGCTAATGGAAGAGGCCAAGGGCAAGTATGATTCACTTTTTCTGAAGCTTCAAATTGATCAGACACGACCGACGAAGCGAGTTGTGTACGTTCCCTGGCATCGACCTCACCAGACAACTGGTAAGTTTCACCTAACTGGGAAGCCACAAGAACTAAAACTCTGGATCCCCCGTGGCGTACGTCTTGGCCACGTATCAATCCATCCTTACGTCGAACCAGCAGTTCCCAAGGCAGCTCAAAATTACGAACCTAAGTGGAAGCCGCCCACCAGTCACCCTAGGTTGTGGTGTAACCAAGAGACCCTTCCGGTTATTCGAAAGCGTCTAGAGTCTGACGAGCACCAAGAAGCATGGCAAACGATAACTCGACAAGCGAAGAAGCCTTTCAACGTCGAGTTCTCCCCAGATGAGGAAGTAGCTCATGACGCGGCGCTCGAGAAAGCTGCGGAAGCGAAAGCGTTTTATTACCTGATGACCGGTGATAAGGAGGTAGGACGTGAAGCGGTTCAGTTGATGAATGCTTATCTGAGCCAAGTCGAGTTCGGTAACATTCTCGATATCACCCGAGAAATCGGTCGGGCAATTTACACTGGTTCGCTTGTATACGATTGGTGCCACGACCTACTAAGCGTCGAGGAAAAAGACGCGTTTCATAAAAGTCTCAAACGGTTAGCGCTCGACATGGAGTGTGGCTGGCCCCCATTCCGCCAGACAATCATTACTGGTCATGGCGCCGAGGCTCAGATCAATCGCGACCTGCTAAGCATGAGCATCGCGCTCTACGAACGCGAACCCGAGATGTACAAGTACACATCGTACGTGATTCTCGAAAACCTTGTTCCGATGCGAAAATTTGAGTTTCAATCGCCACGCTATAACCAGGGGGTAAACTACGGAGCCTTCCGCTTTGGTTGGGAGATGCACGCAGCATGGCTATTGTATCGAATGTCCGGCGAGCCAGCGTTTGACGAGAACATCAAGGATGTCCGCAGATTTTGGCAATATATGCGTATGCCTGATGGCATGATGCTTCGCGACGGCGATGGTGCCAGCGGTGTTGCTGACGGACGGTTTTATTACTGGAAGTACCCGCGGACAATGCTCTTAATGTACACCTATGCCAGTGATCCTCTCCTGAAAGCTGACTTCTACCGGCAAGGTGGACCATCCAGTGATCCCATGATGTTTCTGCTGTTGAACGACCCAGAACTGAAACCGATTGACAGCCTCGAATCGCTCCCATTGACTAAGGACTTTGGTCCTATCCTAGGATCAATGGTCGCAAGAACGGGGTGGAATCTCGGCCTCGACAGCAACGATGTCGTCGCCGAGATCAAAGGTGGTGGCTACCACTTTGGGAATCACCAGCACGCCGACGCAGGTTCGCTGCAAGTCTATTTCCGAGGCCTTCAAGTTGCCGATCTAGGACTTTACAAGTTCTATGGCACACCCTACGACCGAAATTTTAACAAACGTTCGATCGCTCACAGCATGATGTTGGCAGTTGATCCCAAGGAAGAGTATCGCAGAGCCGAATCCAACGACGGAGGTACACGATACAACCAAACTGCCCCCCGCACTCCTCAGCAGGTCACCAGCGATCCGTGGTTCAATAATGGTGAGGTAATCGCTACGGATTTCGGTCCTTCAGAGCTAAAGCCTGACTTTAGCTACTTCAAAGCCAATCTAACCGATGCCTATTCCGATAAATTGAGCAAATACAGTCGCGGGTTTTGCTTTATCAATCTTAAGCGAAGCGATGTTCCGGCCGCGATCATCCTGACCGATGACATGACAACTCAAAAGGCAGATTTTCAAAAGTTCTGGCAGGTCAACACGCTTCACGATCCACAGATGACCGAAGATGGATTCATCCTTAAAAACGAAAGAAGTGGCCTAACAGGTAATACACATGTCAAACTGCTTCTACCCAGTTCACCCCACCGCTCCGTTAAAGTGCATGGAGGCAAGGACGCGACGAACGTCTTTGGCATGCAACTCGATCCTCCCCCCTCCCCTCACCCTGAAGCCAATGGTTATCGAATCATGGTTTCACCAACGAATAACGAGCGACGGCATCGATTTCTAACCGTCTTTCAAATGGTCGATGGCAATTCAGAACCGCTGCCAGTCGAACACCGAGAACAGGAAGAAACCTACGTCATAGCAATTGCAGACAGAGTTGTAGTCATAAGCAACAACGTCGACTTTGTGCAAAAGTCATTTCCTCTGCACATTCCCAAGGGACCTAAACGGCAAGTTGCCTTACTAGGATTGAAGCCTGGATCTTGGATCGTTCGTGACTCCACAGGAAAGATGATTGTCGAGGCGGAAGTAAAAGCCAAGAGTCATGCGACATTCTTTCAAGCAGAGCCAGGTAAGTACGAAGTCAGCCCACATTAATCGATTCGTTCCATCGACGGCAATTCGGAAAAAGATAGACACCCTTTTCGATGCTGTATTTTTTGCTCAGCAAATTCCTAACCGACTCGGGGACCAGCGTTATGACAATTTCAGAATCCGACTCATTTGAGATCCAAGATGAAGATCAACTTGACCATTGGCTAACGACACCTAGCGAAGCATTGATACGCTTTATGGGAACGTTACGCGGGAACCTTCTAATTCTTGGTGCTGGCGGCAAGATGGGACCAACCCTTGCCGCGAGAGCGCAATTTGCCGCCGCCAAGGCTCAGGCCGACCTGCGGGTCATTGCTGCGAGTCGCTTCTCCGACAATCGGTCGAAACAATGGCTAAATGCAAACGGCGTGCAAACTGAAACAGTCGATCTTCTAGACAGAAAATCCATCGAACAGCTTCCCGATGCTGATAACGTGATCTTTCTAGTGGGATCCAAGTTTGGAACAAGCGCGAATCCTTCTCAGACCTGGATGGCCAATACCATTGTTCCTGCGAATGCCCTGGAGCGTTATCCTAACGCACGCTTCGTTGCCCTTTCGACAGGCAACGTCTATCCATTTTCTCCTACTGAAAGCGGCGGTTCGTGTGTAACCGATCCGGTTGGTCCGATTGGTGAATACGCTCAGGCGGCGCTCGGACGCGAGCGTGTGTTTCAACACTACTCAGTTGCCAATGAAACGAAAACAGTGTTGGTGCGGTTGAACTATGCGGTCGATCTGCGCTACGGTGTCTTAGTCGACATCGCTACCAAGGTCCAAGCTGGCACACCAATTGACCTGACTTGCGGATATTTAAATTGTATTTGGCAGGGGGATGCTAATGACATCATTATTCGTAGCCTGGAACTAGCCGATTCACCTCCTCGGCTGATTAATCTGACTGGTGAAGATACTTTGTCGGTGCGACGAATCGCTGAAGATTTCGGGCAACGACTCAATCGGAAAGTCACTTTTGTCGGTGAAGAATCTTCAAACGCACTTCTGAGCAACGCTTCCGAAACCAGTCGGTTACTTGGTTCGCCTAACACTTCGATAGATACGATCCTGCAACAAACGGCCAATTGGGTCACTCGTGAAGGTCGACTACTCAACAAGCCAACCCACTTCGAGGTACGCGATGGAGTCTTTTAATCATTCTTCACGCAAGACGGAGGACACGAATGAAATGTCGGAAACCAGTGATTTCAATTTCCCGGCCCCAGAGCCGTGGGTGCGTGAATCGATTCGATCGGGCATCGCTATTCCTGCCCATCCGTTAGCCCTAACAAAAAATCGCAAACTCGACGAGCGTCGCCAAAGAGCTATAACTCGTTACTATCACGCTGCCGGTGCTCAGGGCCTGGCTATTGGTGTACACACCACACAGTTCGAAATACGCCAACCGCAATTTGGGTTATACCAACCGGTGTTAGAACTGGCCGCCGATACAGCGCGAAATTGCGACGCAGCGTCAGGTAGCAAAACGGTTTTATTGGCAGGTATCTGTGGCGATACAAAACAGGCGGTCGCCGAAGCTCGCCTTGCTCGTGATCTTGGCTACCACATCGGGATGATCTCGCTGTCATCTCTTAGCAACGCTACTGACGAAGAACTCGTCACGCACTGTAGGCGTATTGCGGCAGAGATTCCTATTTTCGGTTTCTATATGCAATCTGCCGTGGGAGGTCGCGACCTTTCGCCAAACTTCTGGCGGAACCTGGCGACAGTTCCGAATCTCGTCGGTGTGAAGATCGCTCCGTTTGATCGATACAAGACGCTCGAAGTCATTCGTGCCATTGCTGAAACTGGGCGTTCTGACAAGATCGCACTTTATACTGGAAACGACGATAATATCGTCCTCGACTTGCTGACCAAATACGTCATTGGTGAACCACAACAAACGACGCAATTGCGAATCGTGGGAGGACTATTGGGGCATTGGGCTTGCTGGACGAAGTGTGCTGTCCAGTTGCTTCAGACCTGCCAGGCCACTTGGGACGAGTCGACTCTCTCGGCCGATTTGCTAACGCTCGCCGCTCAGGTCACCGACTGCAATGCGGCTCTTTTTGACGCAAGAAATAAGTTCGATGGCTGCGTCGTTGGAATTCACTATGCTCTTGAACAACAAGGATTACTCGATAACCTTCATCTGCTCGATCCAAAGGTCGGCCTTTCTTCGGGGCAAAGGAATGAGATTGATCGTGTACGGTCGACCTATCCCCAACTCGTCGACGATGATTTCGTAAAAGAGCATTTGGATCAGTGGTTGAGCTAAAATGACTCATGGGTCAAGATTCTTCGCCCCGATTAGACCAATAACATCCAGTGATAATGGCGTCCCCTCCGACGCCATTTCCTTTTTCATACCCTTAATATCCTACCTCACGCTCACTCCCACCATGGTGTAACGATGCCGAGCTCAAACGATTCGACTCCTTATCAAGACCACACGGTACAGCGTCGTACGGCGCTTGCCCTCCTTGGATTTAGTGGAGTTGCTTTTACCAGTAGCACTATTGCGGTTGCAGCGCCTTCCGACAACGCGGACTCGGCAAACCAACGCACAGGCCGAACATTCCAAAACATCGCAGAAATGCGTGCTTGCCAGGACTTGGA
The sequence above is a segment of the Bremerella alba genome. Coding sequences within it:
- a CDS encoding efflux RND transporter permease subunit; the encoded protein is MARFYLDFLILNGLLFGLQVTATVSIELVTNISDPDRVLNEILSEVDRISTFPDKAEDPEVRRQTLQESTIRVGLIGPPPTSVDAAVKLREVAEIVREDLLGLPGVADIEIPEERLRSYGLSLSNVAAIVAKENYELPGETIRDDTQEILLCGHSRRLYGEEIATLPLLSGNSGTVLTIGEIGVVRDEFIDTAAICEINGEPGLALSVIRNRTDDLLAVVDTVCDYVDTADLPTGYQLVTWSDQSVDVRERVQLLIVNGRQGLALVAFLLALFLDLRAAIGIPICVFVTGAYLYFTGSTLNMLSMFAFIMALGIVVDDPIDIHAHRLMGKSPAKAAYDETVEVMPSVITAVLTTIAAFIPLLFVTGRTGNMLSVMPLALVSMLVVSMLEAFMILPSHMSHPDSLVFRLLRFVFYPFVWIMHVIGWLNRRTSRALDVFIQYFYLCQHCGLF
- a CDS encoding efflux RND transporter permease subunit encodes the protein MLVISVGLIKAGIVPFVFLGNLDSKNLVCTITFPDGTPVGETDKWTRRITEAFEKLDDKYSQQGTPLASTYCRVVSSQVALGPGSGSALSGASHKGSVEVELVSSKERPLSSAEILAIWREEVGKIPGVDSISFDTMFSGPSGVPIQLNSWPVVPIPIN
- a CDS encoding NAD-dependent epimerase/dehydratase family protein, producing the protein MTISESDSFEIQDEDQLDHWLTTPSEALIRFMGTLRGNLLILGAGGKMGPTLAARAQFAAAKAQADLRVIAASRFSDNRSKQWLNANGVQTETVDLLDRKSIEQLPDADNVIFLVGSKFGTSANPSQTWMANTIVPANALERYPNARFVALSTGNVYPFSPTESGGSCVTDPVGPIGEYAQAALGRERVFQHYSVANETKTVLVRLNYAVDLRYGVLVDIATKVQAGTPIDLTCGYLNCIWQGDANDIIIRSLELADSPPRLINLTGEDTLSVRRIAEDFGQRLNRKVTFVGEESSNALLSNASETSRLLGSPNTSIDTILQQTANWVTREGRLLNKPTHFEVRDGVF
- a CDS encoding dihydrodipicolinate synthase family protein, coding for MSETSDFNFPAPEPWVRESIRSGIAIPAHPLALTKNRKLDERRQRAITRYYHAAGAQGLAIGVHTTQFEIRQPQFGLYQPVLELAADTARNCDAASGSKTVLLAGICGDTKQAVAEARLARDLGYHIGMISLSSLSNATDEELVTHCRRIAAEIPIFGFYMQSAVGGRDLSPNFWRNLATVPNLVGVKIAPFDRYKTLEVIRAIAETGRSDKIALYTGNDDNIVLDLLTKYVIGEPQQTTQLRIVGGLLGHWACWTKCAVQLLQTCQATWDESTLSADLLTLAAQVTDCNAALFDARNKFDGCVVGIHYALEQQGLLDNLHLLDPKVGLSSGQRNEIDRVRSTYPQLVDDDFVKEHLDQWLS